A stretch of the Fibrobacter sp. genome encodes the following:
- a CDS encoding sugar transferase — protein MAVRFFEKLITFFFDVLSINIAFFTAFWLRYKSNLFPEVYNPYLDLASYLQPSIIVSGLWVILFFLTGLYRDWYKESRLDELFVVARTVFIGLFLLFLVTSASQIMDFVNTGDIWVFLTRTKFAILLTYGSCMLFFAAANRMTMHTILAMMFMRGIAVTNVIIIGANESGSRLVKDLSKYPQLGYKVVGFIDDDGRKEGSVFEEYRVWGIYSDIPAVVKKEKVGGLIIAHVSTSPNEIQKILEYCGDIKVDIYMVPSLIDVISGHLKTHQIFGVPLMVLLQDHMPSWEAQIKRLMDIVVSFAILSIGAPFWLALAAIIRMTSSGPAIYKQTRVGRNGKNFTMYKFRSMYSDAEKYSGPQWASEDDPRITPVGRFIRKTRLDEIPQFINVLKGEMSLVGPRPERPFFVEQLKKEIPWYVRRIKMKPGITGWAQVKHKYDSSIEDVKQKVIYDLYYFENMSLNLDLKILLRTFLVVLTGKGAH, from the coding sequence ATGGCTGTGCGGTTTTTTGAAAAACTGATTACCTTTTTCTTCGATGTATTGTCTATCAACATTGCCTTTTTCACGGCATTCTGGCTTCGCTACAAATCAAATCTTTTCCCTGAGGTTTACAATCCATATCTCGATCTGGCATCATACCTCCAGCCATCAATTATTGTATCCGGCTTGTGGGTTATTCTCTTTTTTCTTACAGGTCTTTACAGAGACTGGTACAAGGAGTCCCGTCTTGACGAGTTGTTTGTGGTGGCGCGTACTGTTTTTATAGGATTGTTTCTGCTGTTTCTTGTCACCAGTGCCTCACAGATAATGGACTTTGTCAATACCGGAGATATCTGGGTCTTTCTTACCCGTACCAAATTCGCCATTCTCCTGACGTATGGTTCGTGCATGCTTTTTTTTGCGGCTGCAAACAGGATGACCATGCATACGATACTGGCGATGATGTTTATGCGCGGGATTGCGGTCACGAATGTCATCATTATCGGTGCGAATGAATCGGGATCGCGTCTGGTGAAGGATTTGTCAAAATATCCGCAGCTTGGTTACAAGGTAGTGGGTTTTATAGACGATGACGGACGGAAGGAAGGGTCTGTTTTCGAGGAGTATCGTGTCTGGGGGATTTATTCCGATATACCCGCAGTTGTAAAGAAAGAGAAAGTCGGGGGATTGATAATTGCACATGTGAGTACCTCTCCTAATGAGATTCAGAAGATTCTGGAGTATTGCGGTGACATAAAGGTAGATATCTACATGGTGCCATCTCTTATTGATGTCATATCGGGGCACCTAAAGACACATCAGATTTTTGGAGTGCCGCTGATGGTGCTTCTTCAGGACCACATGCCGTCCTGGGAGGCGCAGATAAAGCGGCTGATGGATATAGTGGTTTCTTTTGCTATTTTGTCAATTGGTGCTCCGTTCTGGCTTGCCCTGGCAGCGATTATCCGGATGACATCGAGCGGGCCTGCGATATATAAGCAGACGCGTGTCGGGCGTAACGGGAAAAATTTTACGATGTACAAGTTTCGTTCAATGTATTCTGATGCGGAGAAGTACAGTGGCCCTCAATGGGCATCGGAAGATGATCCCAGAATAACACCTGTGGGCAGGTTTATCCGGAAGACGCGTTTGGATGAGATCCCGCAGTTTATAAATGTTTTAAAGGGTGAGATGAGTCTGGTGGGTCCCCGTCCGGAGAGGCCTTTTTTCGTGGAGCAGTTGAAGAAGGAGATCCCCTGGTATGTGCGGCGTATAAAGATGAAGCCGGGTATAACGGGATGGGCCCAGGTGAAGCATAAATATGATTCTTCGATAGAGGATGTTAAGCAGAAGGTGATATATGATCTTTACTATTTTGAGAACATGTCTTTGAATTTGGATTTGAAGATATTGTTGCGGACGTTTTTGGTTGTGCTTACGGGTAAGGGGGCGCATTGA